The following are from one region of the Streptomyces decoyicus genome:
- a CDS encoding alpha/beta fold hydrolase: MPDAAVPAERPAVLHYTEQGQGSPVVLVHGAGGSGATSWGSLPEHLASQHRVLLIDNPGSGGSALPEGPLQLDTLADSIALTAAQAGLERYAVVGYSMGSAIAVRHAVRHPAEVTALALLTGFARPDTRLRMALRNWQQLMDAEPTLLGRYLLQLSCGPAALDQLDTSDLDRLARETAAALPPGTRQHIDLALRIDVRAELRELSVRTLVIAASNDILVTPDHSTALAQGITGSRLTQVTSGHDAPTEQPAAVANRLRSLLNG, encoded by the coding sequence GTGCCCGACGCCGCCGTCCCCGCCGAGCGCCCTGCCGTTCTGCACTACACCGAGCAGGGCCAGGGCAGCCCCGTGGTCCTGGTCCACGGTGCAGGAGGGAGCGGCGCCACCAGTTGGGGCAGCCTCCCCGAACACCTGGCCTCGCAGCACCGGGTCCTCCTGATCGACAACCCGGGTTCGGGCGGCAGCGCCCTGCCCGAGGGGCCGCTCCAGCTGGACACCCTCGCCGACAGCATTGCCCTGACAGCCGCACAGGCCGGACTCGAACGCTATGCGGTCGTCGGATACTCCATGGGCAGCGCCATCGCCGTACGGCATGCCGTACGCCACCCTGCCGAGGTCACCGCGCTGGCCCTGCTGACCGGCTTCGCCCGCCCCGACACCCGGCTGCGTATGGCCCTGCGCAACTGGCAACAACTGATGGACGCCGAGCCCACCCTGCTGGGCCGGTACCTCCTTCAGCTCTCCTGCGGTCCGGCCGCGCTCGACCAGCTGGACACCTCGGACCTCGACCGTCTGGCCAGGGAGACCGCTGCCGCTCTGCCGCCGGGCACACGGCAGCACATCGACCTCGCCCTGCGCATCGACGTCCGGGCCGAACTGCGAGAGCTCAGCGTCCGCACCCTCGTGATCGCCGCGTCCAACGACATCCTCGTCACCCCGGACCACTCCACCGCTCTCGCACAAGGCATCACAGGAAGCCGTCTGACACAGGTGACGTCCGGGCACGATGCGCCGACGGAGCAGCCGGCGGCCGTCGCAAACCGCCTCCGTAGTCTGCTGAACGGATAG
- a CDS encoding bifunctional serine/threonine-protein kinase/transporter substrate-binding domain-containing protein: MRPLAKHDPQQIGPFRIIGLLGGGGMGRVYLGRAADGRPVAVKTARSELADDRGFRARFAREVSAAQQVGGPFVAPVVDAAPHDDVPWMATEYVPGVSLTDAVHDCGPLPEHAVRLLTAGLLHALTAVHAHGLVHRDLKPSNILLTAEGPRVIDFGIAHSAADTALTTTGTALGTPGFMAPEQLVMTGPEVTGAADVFALGGVVVYAATGGGPYGNADPQVLMYRTVHEEPRLDELSYDLRELAAGCLAKEPERRPALPALMARVGAPGPYGDWLPEPLAVQLRRLSAQLSDPRAPDMSALRPPAEGPADVPYDRLPTSTTADGAPAPPSYDVPPPASTPAPPQPPTPSPGQYGPGLATPSPDGYGPALATPPQERHSPAPPPGPHAVPPDRPPHPPEQTASPGQPASPGPSRRRVLAALSVVGVGVGGGALAWTLRPDGGDGGSTGAGGKPGGSRKPSGGSKPGGNPSAIGAPSARLPKEMRDKGIVTIGSDIAYPPMEFVRDGKPAGLDVDLANALGRELGLRVKFVNVTFDTLLIGLHVNRFDLVMSAMTDTKDRQEGRADGTTTGSGVDLVDYFEAGLVLVVRKGNPEGVKAPGDLSGRNVAVQRGTLARDYLDQLNRQAPEKLKIREFDSPAEVYDDVAKGRSAACLDDFPVAAHTAATRAGGTALELSGEQLEPLRYGVAVAKTNTALRDAVREALDRLIRNGEYAKILKTWHVEDGAVERAVVNGGS; encoded by the coding sequence GTGCGACCGCTGGCGAAGCATGATCCGCAGCAGATCGGCCCGTTCCGGATCATCGGGCTGCTCGGTGGCGGCGGTATGGGACGGGTCTATCTCGGCCGCGCGGCGGACGGGCGGCCGGTGGCGGTGAAGACCGCGCGCTCCGAACTCGCCGACGACCGGGGCTTCCGTGCTCGCTTCGCCCGTGAGGTATCCGCCGCCCAGCAGGTGGGCGGACCGTTCGTGGCGCCGGTGGTCGATGCCGCGCCACACGACGACGTGCCCTGGATGGCGACCGAGTACGTGCCGGGTGTCTCGCTGACCGATGCCGTGCACGACTGCGGGCCGCTGCCCGAGCACGCGGTGCGGCTGCTGACGGCGGGCCTGCTGCACGCCCTGACGGCGGTGCACGCGCACGGGCTGGTGCACCGCGACCTCAAGCCGTCGAACATCCTGCTCACCGCCGAGGGCCCGCGCGTCATCGACTTCGGTATTGCGCACTCCGCCGCGGACACCGCCCTGACGACGACCGGCACCGCCCTCGGCACCCCGGGGTTCATGGCGCCCGAGCAACTCGTCATGACGGGCCCCGAGGTCACGGGCGCGGCGGACGTGTTCGCGCTGGGCGGGGTGGTCGTGTACGCGGCGACGGGCGGCGGCCCCTACGGGAACGCCGATCCGCAGGTCCTCATGTACCGCACCGTGCACGAGGAGCCGCGCCTCGACGAACTCTCATACGACCTGCGGGAGTTGGCGGCGGGCTGCCTGGCGAAGGAGCCGGAGCGGCGGCCCGCTCTGCCCGCCCTCATGGCGCGGGTGGGCGCACCGGGCCCCTACGGCGACTGGCTGCCGGAGCCCCTCGCCGTACAGCTACGCCGCCTGTCCGCGCAGCTCAGCGACCCCAGGGCCCCGGACATGTCCGCGCTGCGGCCCCCGGCCGAGGGGCCCGCCGACGTCCCCTACGACCGGCTGCCGACCAGTACGACGGCGGACGGTGCACCGGCCCCGCCGTCGTACGACGTGCCGCCGCCCGCGAGCACCCCCGCGCCTCCGCAGCCCCCCACTCCGTCCCCGGGCCAGTACGGGCCCGGCCTCGCCACTCCGTCCCCGGACGGGTACGGCCCAGCTCTCGCCACTCCGCCGCAGGAGCGCCACAGTCCCGCTCCGCCGCCGGGGCCGCACGCCGTCCCCCCGGACCGGCCTCCGCACCCCCCTGAGCAGACCGCGTCCCCTGGGCAGCCCGCGTCCCCGGGGCCGAGCCGACGCCGTGTGCTCGCCGCGCTGTCCGTCGTCGGGGTCGGAGTCGGTGGCGGGGCACTGGCCTGGACGCTTCGGCCGGACGGCGGGGACGGCGGCAGTACCGGCGCCGGGGGCAAGCCCGGCGGCAGCAGGAAACCGTCCGGCGGCTCCAAGCCGGGCGGGAACCCTTCGGCCATCGGGGCCCCGTCCGCCCGGTTGCCGAAGGAGATGCGCGACAAGGGCATCGTCACCATCGGCTCGGACATCGCCTACCCGCCCATGGAGTTCGTCAGGGACGGCAAGCCCGCCGGTCTCGACGTCGACCTCGCGAACGCCCTCGGACGTGAGCTGGGCCTGCGCGTCAAGTTCGTGAACGTCACCTTCGACACCCTCCTCATCGGCCTGCACGTGAACCGCTTCGACCTGGTCATGTCGGCGATGACCGACACCAAGGACCGTCAGGAGGGGCGCGCGGACGGCACGACGACCGGCAGCGGCGTCGATCTCGTCGACTACTTCGAGGCCGGGCTGGTGCTCGTCGTCCGCAAGGGCAACCCGGAGGGTGTCAAGGCCCCCGGAGACCTGTCCGGCAGGAACGTCGCCGTCCAGCGCGGCACGCTCGCCCGTGACTACCTGGACCAGCTGAACCGGCAGGCCCCCGAGAAGTTGAAGATCCGGGAGTTCGACTCACCGGCTGAGGTCTACGACGACGTCGCCAAGGGCCGGTCCGCCGCCTGCCTCGACGACTTCCCGGTCGCGGCCCACACCGCCGCGACCCGCGCCGGCGGCACCGCCCTCGAACTCAGCGGCGAGCAGCTCGAACCCCTTCGCTACGGTGTAGCGGTCGCCAAGACCAACACGGCCCTGCGCGACGCCGTACGGGAAGCCCTCGACCGCCTCATCAGGAACGGGGAGTACGCGAAGATCCTCAAGACATGGCACGTCGAGGACGGCGCGGTGGAGCGGGCGGTCGTCAACGGGGGCTCGTAG
- a CDS encoding plasmid stabilization protein: protein MPAGTSKKRERQYEHIKDNAKEHGVSERRAKEIAARTVNKERASSGEAGSASRTSTRDPKSAPQRGGERSRSGTQGPTRDQLYEEARKKNVDGRSSMNKEQLRRAVGR from the coding sequence ATGCCTGCAGGGACGAGCAAGAAGCGCGAGCGGCAGTACGAGCACATCAAGGACAACGCCAAGGAGCACGGGGTCTCCGAACGGCGCGCGAAGGAGATCGCCGCGCGTACCGTCAACAAGGAACGTGCAAGTTCCGGCGAGGCCGGGTCCGCGAGCAGGACCTCCACCCGGGACCCCAAATCCGCCCCGCAGCGCGGCGGCGAACGCTCCCGCAGCGGGACCCAGGGCCCCACCAGGGACCAGTTGTACGAGGAGGCCAGGAAGAAGAACGTCGACGGCCGCTCGTCCATGAACAAGGAGCAGCTGCGCAGGGCCGTCGGACGCTGA
- a CDS encoding PP2C family protein-serine/threonine phosphatase — MRVLPVLSQVRRWVPAVVIALAALVDLLTPPSVSSTPLLAVAPVTAASLLSPAGIIGIGITAMAVQAGLAFVDGSYAWQGDAAVQITLAAVTALAVGLNRSLRTQHVSASRARYAAEVAQRAVLPTPPSRLGDLRIAARYVPAEDMALIGGDLYVMQETPFGVRAMVGDVRGKGLSAVTAVSVDIGVFRYAADHEPDLPALVNCMEEALLRESQRREGLDATEGFTTALIVQFSHDLDQVHIVNRGHPAPLLLHADGRARVLTPGEEAPPLGIAALGTWTSPVETHPFPPGSMLLCFTDGVTEARDPAGTFYDPAQRIPHMVQSYLRQTSHFPEPSTVLDLLARDVSRHSGGAPQDDQALLALHRPLPQQDLLARPLGQ, encoded by the coding sequence ATGAGGGTGTTGCCGGTGTTGTCCCAGGTACGCCGTTGGGTTCCCGCCGTGGTGATCGCTCTCGCGGCGTTGGTAGATCTGCTGACACCTCCTTCGGTGTCCTCCACTCCCCTGCTGGCCGTGGCCCCGGTGACGGCGGCTTCGCTGCTCAGCCCGGCGGGCATCATCGGCATCGGCATTACGGCGATGGCGGTGCAGGCGGGTCTGGCGTTCGTCGACGGGTCCTACGCCTGGCAGGGCGACGCGGCTGTCCAGATCACCCTGGCGGCCGTCACCGCACTCGCCGTCGGCCTGAACCGGTCCCTGCGCACCCAGCACGTCAGCGCCAGCCGGGCCCGCTACGCCGCGGAGGTGGCCCAGCGCGCCGTCCTGCCCACACCTCCCAGCCGGCTGGGGGACCTGCGGATCGCCGCCCGCTATGTGCCGGCCGAAGACATGGCGCTGATCGGCGGCGATCTCTACGTGATGCAGGAGACGCCGTTCGGGGTGCGCGCCATGGTCGGCGATGTGAGGGGCAAGGGCCTCTCCGCCGTCACGGCGGTCAGCGTCGACATCGGGGTCTTCCGCTACGCAGCCGACCACGAACCCGACCTGCCCGCGCTGGTGAACTGCATGGAGGAGGCCCTGCTGCGCGAAAGCCAGCGCCGGGAGGGCCTGGACGCGACCGAGGGGTTCACCACTGCACTGATCGTTCAGTTCTCCCACGACCTGGACCAGGTCCATATCGTCAACCGCGGCCATCCCGCCCCGCTGCTGCTGCACGCGGACGGCCGAGCGCGCGTACTGACGCCGGGAGAGGAAGCACCGCCGTTGGGCATCGCAGCCCTGGGGACCTGGACGTCACCGGTGGAGACGCACCCGTTCCCGCCCGGGTCCATGCTGTTGTGCTTCACCGACGGCGTCACCGAGGCCCGCGACCCTGCCGGCACCTTCTACGACCCCGCGCAGCGGATCCCCCACATGGTGCAGTCCTATCTGCGCCAGACCAGCCATTTCCCGGAACCGTCGACGGTCCTCGACCTCCTGGCCCGCGACGTCAGCCGCCACAGCGGCGGCGCCCCCCAGGACGACCAGGCCCTCCTCGCCCTGCACCGGCCCCTGCCGCAACAGGACCTCCTCGCCCGGCCTCTCGGACAGTAG